From a region of the Drosophila ananassae strain 14024-0371.13 chromosome XL, ASM1763931v2, whole genome shotgun sequence genome:
- the LOC6503916 gene encoding DNA topoisomerase 1 isoform X5 produces MWAETFRWHCIGGIRHATPELGGEREKTAEHPQKQRHTRAQTLRWEEEKREDGVKWSTLEHKGPVFAPPYERVPRNVRFYYDGKPLELSEETEEAATFYAKMLNHDYCTKDVFNTNFFKDFRKSMTSKEKEIIKDFRKCNFQEMHNYFQAESEKRKAATKEEKLAKKNENEALVKEYGFCMIDGHKEKIGNFRLEPPGLFRGRGEHPKMGMIKRRIQASDVSINCGKESHVPSPPPGQRWKEVRHDNTVTWLASWIENVQGQVKYIMLNPSSKLKGEKDHIKYETARRLDKVIDKIRATYRDEWKSKEMRVRQRAVALYFIDKLALRAGNEKDEDQADTVGCCSLRVEHVQLHKELNGKENVVVFDFPGKDSIRYYNEVEVEKRVFKNLELFMEHKKDGDDLFDRLNTQVLNEHLKELMDGLTAKVFRTYNASKTLQSQLDLLTDPSATVPEKLLAYNRANRAVAILCNHQRSVPKGHQKSMENLKEKIKAKRDAIDDCEAEYHDLKKAAKRGSVKEKVLADKKGKQLERLKEQLKKLELQETDRDENKTIALGTSKLNYLDPRISVAWCKKHGVPIEKIFNKTQRTKFLWAVHMADENYRF; encoded by the exons ATGTGGGCGGAGACTTTCCGATGGCACTGTATCGGTGGCATTCGCCACGCAACGCCCGAACTTGGTGGGGAAAGAGAAAAAACAGCTGAGCACCCCCAGAAGCAGCGACACACTCGCGCACAGACTTTGAG GTGGGAGGAGGAGAAGCGCGAGGATGGCGTCAAGTGGTCGACCCTGGAGCACAAGGGCCCTGTCTTCGCACCGCCCTACGAGCGAGTGCCTCGCAACGTGCGCTTCTATTACGACGGCAAGCCGCTGGAGCTCTCCGAGGAGACGGAGGAGGCGGCCACCTTCTACGCCAAAATGCTGAACCACGACTACTGCACCAAGGATGTGTTCAACACGAACTTCTTCAAGGACTTCCGCAAGTCGATGACCTCCAAGGAGAAGGAGATCATCAAGGACTTCCGCAAGTGCAACTTCCAGGAGATGCACAACTACTTCCAGGCGGAGTCCGAGAAGCGCAAGGCCGCCACCAAGGAGGAGAAGCTGGCGAAGAAGAACGAGAACGAGGCGCTGGTCAAGGAGTACGGCTTCTGCATGATCGATGGCCACAAGGAGAAGATCGGCAACTTCCGCCTGGAGCCGCCGGGCCTGTTCCGCGGCCGTGGAGAGCATCCCAAGATGGGCATGATCAAGCGCCGCATCCAGGCCAGTGACGTGTCGATCAACTGTGGCAAGGAGTCGCATGTCCCGTCCCCGCCGCCGGGCCAGCGATGGAAGGAGGTGCGCCACGACAACACGGTCACTTGGCTGGCCTCCTGGATCGAGAACGTGCAGGGGCAGGTGAAGTACATCATGCTGAATCCCTCGTCCAAGCTCAAGGGCGAAAAGGATCACATCAAGTACGAGACGGCCCGACGCCTGGACAAGGTGATCGACAAGATTCGCGCCACCTACCGCGACGAGTGGAAGTCCAAGGAGATGCGCGTCCGGCAGCGGGCGGTGGCCCTCTACTTCATCGACAAGCTGGCGTTGAGAGCGGGTAACGAGAAGGACGAGGATCAGGCCGACACCGtcggctgctgctccctcCGCGTCGAGCACGTCCAGCTGCACAAGGAGCTCAACGGAAAGGAGAACGTTGTTGTGTTCGACTTCCCCGGTAAGGATTCGATTCGTTACTACAACGAGGTCGAGGTGGAGAAGCGCGTCTTCAAGAACCTCGAGCTCTTCATGGAGCACAAGAAGGACGGCGACGACCTCTTCGATCGCCTCAACACCCAGGTCCTCAACGAACATTTGAAGGAGCTGATGGACG GACTCACGGCCAAGGTATTCCGTACGTACAACGCCTCGAAAACACTGCAGAGCCAGTTGGACCTGCTCACCGATCCGAGTGCAACGGTGCCGGAGAAGCTGCTGGCCTACAATCGCGCCAACCGAGCCGTGGCCATTCTCTGCAACCATCAGCGTTCCGTGCCCAAGGGCCATCAGAAGTCAATGGAGAATCTGAAGGAGAAGATCAAGGCCAAGCGCGATGCCATCGACGACTGCGAGGCCGAATATCAT GATTTGAAGAAGGCTGCTAAGCGGGGCTCCGTCAAGGAAAAGGTGCTGGCCGACAAGAAGGGCAAGCAGCTGGAGCGCCTGAAGGAGCAGCTGAAGAAACTGGAACTACAAGAGACTGATAGAGACGAGAATAAGACCATTGCCCTGGGCACATCTAAGCTAAATTATCTCGATCCTCGCATATCGGTGGCCTG GTGTAAAAAGCACGGAGTGCCGATCGAGAAGATCTTCAACAAAACGCAAAGAACCAAATTTCTGTGGGCCGTGCACATGGCCGATGAGAACTATCGTTTTTAA
- the LOC6503916 gene encoding DNA topoisomerase 1 isoform X2 — protein MTTDAQNVHVQNGGSCGEAVQSNGVTTNGHHHQNHHSSSSGSSSKHKSSSKDKHRDKDREHKSSSSSSSSKEHKSSSRDKDRHKSSSSSSSSSKHRDKDKESHRSSSSSSSSGHRDKDKDGSSSKHKSSSSSSSSSSSGHHKSSSKDKERRDKDKERSSSSSSSSSRHKSSSSSSSSRDKERSSSSHKSSSSSSSSKSKHSSSSSRHSSSTSSKDPPSYDGVFVKPEPVSQAPMQESLDPFQMQQHHQQLGGYEANCNGNGNGGMGASSYKNGYEESIHVDIKKEDESFNNLSQASSCDYSMSQFRSDEPPFEVKNEQSYAEEDSTLNDDQDDDDENDNDNDNEDMDDDQEDIPLAMRKRKQEPVDQGEDDDDDVPLLARKKVKKEPKEKSKKRVKEEVDDDYSSAKPKKKKIKKELQAKTEVTASPTKRQKVKEEEEEVWRWWEEEKREDGVKWSTLEHKGPVFAPPYERVPRNVRFYYDGKPLELSEETEEAATFYAKMLNHDYCTKDVFNTNFFKDFRKSMTSKEKEIIKDFRKCNFQEMHNYFQAESEKRKAATKEEKLAKKNENEALVKEYGFCMIDGHKEKIGNFRLEPPGLFRGRGEHPKMGMIKRRIQASDVSINCGKESHVPSPPPGQRWKEVRHDNTVTWLASWIENVQGQVKYIMLNPSSKLKGEKDHIKYETARRLDKVIDKIRATYRDEWKSKEMRVRQRAVALYFIDKLALRAGNEKDEDQADTVGCCSLRVEHVQLHKELNGKENVVVFDFPGKDSIRYYNEVEVEKRVFKNLELFMEHKKDGDDLFDRLNTQVLNEHLKELMDGLTAKVFRTYNASKTLQSQLDLLTDPSATVPEKLLAYNRANRAVAILCNHQRSVPKGHQKSMENLKEKIKAKRDAIDDCEAEYHDLKKAAKRGSVKEKVLADKKGKQLERLKEQLKKLELQETDRDENKTIALGTSKLNYLDPRISVAWCKKHGVPIEKIFNKTQRTKFLWAVHMADENYRF, from the exons ATGACGACGGATGCACAG AATGTCCACGTACAAAATGGTGGCAGCTGCGGCGAGGCGGTGCAGTCGAACGGGGTGACCACCAACGGGCACCACCACCAGAACcaccacagcagcagcagcggcagtaGCAGCAAGCATAAATCCTCCAGCAAGGACAAGCACCGTGATAAGGACAGGGAGCACAAGAgctccagctcctccagctcgTCGAAGGAACACAAAAGTAGCAGTCG CGACAAGGACCGACacaagagcagcagcagcagcagctcctcgTCGAAGCACCGCGACAAGGACAAGGAGTCCcatcgcagcagcagcagcagctcctcgTCCGGCCACCGAGATAAGGACAAGGATGGGAGCAGCAGCAAGCACAagtcctcctcgtcgtcgtcgtcgtcatcgtcgtcTGGCCACCATAAGAGCTCCTCGAAAGACAAGGAGCGACGGGACAAGGACAAGGAgcgcagtagcagcagcagcagctcctccagccGACACaagtcctcgtcgtcgtcgtcaaGCTCCCGTGATAAGGAGCGCAGTAGCAGCAGTCACAAGAGCTCGTCGTCCTCTTCCTCGTCAAAGAGCAAACATTCCAGTTCAAGTTCgcgccacagcagcagcacgtCGTCAAAAGATCCGCCCTCCTACGACGGTGTGTTCGTCAAGCCAGAGCCCGTCTCGCAAGCGCCAATGCAGGAGTCCCTGGATCCATTCCAGatgcagcagcaccaccagcagctcGGCGGCTACGAAGCCAACTGCaatggcaacggcaacggcggCATGGGGGCCTCCAGCTACAAGAACGGCTAtgaagaatcgatccacgTGGACATCAAGAAGGAGGACGAAAGCTTCAACAACCTCTCCCAGGCCAGCTCGTGCGACTACTCCATGTCCCAGTTTCGCTCCGACGAGCCGCCGTTCGAGGTGAAGAACGAGCAGAGCTACGCAGAGGAGGACAGCACATTGAACGACGACCAGGACGACGATGATGAGAATGATAATGACAACGACAACGAGGATATGGACGATGACCAGGAGGACATTCCGCTGGCCATGCGTAAGCGCAAGCAGGAGCCAGTGGATCAGGGcgaggacgacgacgacgacgtaCCGCTGCTGGCGCGCAAGAAGGTCAAGAAGGAGCCCAAGGAGAAGAGCAAGAAGCGCGTCAAGGAGGAGGTCGACGACGACTATTCCAGCGCCAAGCCCAAAAAGAAGAAGATCAAAAAG gAACTCCAAGCGAAGACCGAGGTTACAGCTTCGCCCACCAAGCGCCAGAAGGTCaaggaggaggaagaggaggtctGGAGATG GTGGGAGGAGGAGAAGCGCGAGGATGGCGTCAAGTGGTCGACCCTGGAGCACAAGGGCCCTGTCTTCGCACCGCCCTACGAGCGAGTGCCTCGCAACGTGCGCTTCTATTACGACGGCAAGCCGCTGGAGCTCTCCGAGGAGACGGAGGAGGCGGCCACCTTCTACGCCAAAATGCTGAACCACGACTACTGCACCAAGGATGTGTTCAACACGAACTTCTTCAAGGACTTCCGCAAGTCGATGACCTCCAAGGAGAAGGAGATCATCAAGGACTTCCGCAAGTGCAACTTCCAGGAGATGCACAACTACTTCCAGGCGGAGTCCGAGAAGCGCAAGGCCGCCACCAAGGAGGAGAAGCTGGCGAAGAAGAACGAGAACGAGGCGCTGGTCAAGGAGTACGGCTTCTGCATGATCGATGGCCACAAGGAGAAGATCGGCAACTTCCGCCTGGAGCCGCCGGGCCTGTTCCGCGGCCGTGGAGAGCATCCCAAGATGGGCATGATCAAGCGCCGCATCCAGGCCAGTGACGTGTCGATCAACTGTGGCAAGGAGTCGCATGTCCCGTCCCCGCCGCCGGGCCAGCGATGGAAGGAGGTGCGCCACGACAACACGGTCACTTGGCTGGCCTCCTGGATCGAGAACGTGCAGGGGCAGGTGAAGTACATCATGCTGAATCCCTCGTCCAAGCTCAAGGGCGAAAAGGATCACATCAAGTACGAGACGGCCCGACGCCTGGACAAGGTGATCGACAAGATTCGCGCCACCTACCGCGACGAGTGGAAGTCCAAGGAGATGCGCGTCCGGCAGCGGGCGGTGGCCCTCTACTTCATCGACAAGCTGGCGTTGAGAGCGGGTAACGAGAAGGACGAGGATCAGGCCGACACCGtcggctgctgctccctcCGCGTCGAGCACGTCCAGCTGCACAAGGAGCTCAACGGAAAGGAGAACGTTGTTGTGTTCGACTTCCCCGGTAAGGATTCGATTCGTTACTACAACGAGGTCGAGGTGGAGAAGCGCGTCTTCAAGAACCTCGAGCTCTTCATGGAGCACAAGAAGGACGGCGACGACCTCTTCGATCGCCTCAACACCCAGGTCCTCAACGAACATTTGAAGGAGCTGATGGACG GACTCACGGCCAAGGTATTCCGTACGTACAACGCCTCGAAAACACTGCAGAGCCAGTTGGACCTGCTCACCGATCCGAGTGCAACGGTGCCGGAGAAGCTGCTGGCCTACAATCGCGCCAACCGAGCCGTGGCCATTCTCTGCAACCATCAGCGTTCCGTGCCCAAGGGCCATCAGAAGTCAATGGAGAATCTGAAGGAGAAGATCAAGGCCAAGCGCGATGCCATCGACGACTGCGAGGCCGAATATCAT GATTTGAAGAAGGCTGCTAAGCGGGGCTCCGTCAAGGAAAAGGTGCTGGCCGACAAGAAGGGCAAGCAGCTGGAGCGCCTGAAGGAGCAGCTGAAGAAACTGGAACTACAAGAGACTGATAGAGACGAGAATAAGACCATTGCCCTGGGCACATCTAAGCTAAATTATCTCGATCCTCGCATATCGGTGGCCTG GTGTAAAAAGCACGGAGTGCCGATCGAGAAGATCTTCAACAAAACGCAAAGAACCAAATTTCTGTGGGCCGTGCACATGGCCGATGAGAACTATCGTTTTTAA
- the LOC6503916 gene encoding DNA topoisomerase 1 isoform X1, protein MSGDVAAENNVHVQNGGSCGEAVQSNGVTTNGHHHQNHHSSSSGSSSKHKSSSKDKHRDKDREHKSSSSSSSSKEHKSSSRDKDRHKSSSSSSSSSKHRDKDKESHRSSSSSSSSGHRDKDKDGSSSKHKSSSSSSSSSSSGHHKSSSKDKERRDKDKERSSSSSSSSSRHKSSSSSSSSRDKERSSSSHKSSSSSSSSKSKHSSSSSRHSSSTSSKDPPSYDGVFVKPEPVSQAPMQESLDPFQMQQHHQQLGGYEANCNGNGNGGMGASSYKNGYEESIHVDIKKEDESFNNLSQASSCDYSMSQFRSDEPPFEVKNEQSYAEEDSTLNDDQDDDDENDNDNDNEDMDDDQEDIPLAMRKRKQEPVDQGEDDDDDVPLLARKKVKKEPKEKSKKRVKEEVDDDYSSAKPKKKKIKKELQAKTEVTASPTKRQKVKEEEEEVWRWWEEEKREDGVKWSTLEHKGPVFAPPYERVPRNVRFYYDGKPLELSEETEEAATFYAKMLNHDYCTKDVFNTNFFKDFRKSMTSKEKEIIKDFRKCNFQEMHNYFQAESEKRKAATKEEKLAKKNENEALVKEYGFCMIDGHKEKIGNFRLEPPGLFRGRGEHPKMGMIKRRIQASDVSINCGKESHVPSPPPGQRWKEVRHDNTVTWLASWIENVQGQVKYIMLNPSSKLKGEKDHIKYETARRLDKVIDKIRATYRDEWKSKEMRVRQRAVALYFIDKLALRAGNEKDEDQADTVGCCSLRVEHVQLHKELNGKENVVVFDFPGKDSIRYYNEVEVEKRVFKNLELFMEHKKDGDDLFDRLNTQVLNEHLKELMDGLTAKVFRTYNASKTLQSQLDLLTDPSATVPEKLLAYNRANRAVAILCNHQRSVPKGHQKSMENLKEKIKAKRDAIDDCEAEYHDLKKAAKRGSVKEKVLADKKGKQLERLKEQLKKLELQETDRDENKTIALGTSKLNYLDPRISVAWCKKHGVPIEKIFNKTQRTKFLWAVHMADENYRF, encoded by the exons ATGAGTGGGGATGTGGCTGCCGAGAAT AATGTCCACGTACAAAATGGTGGCAGCTGCGGCGAGGCGGTGCAGTCGAACGGGGTGACCACCAACGGGCACCACCACCAGAACcaccacagcagcagcagcggcagtaGCAGCAAGCATAAATCCTCCAGCAAGGACAAGCACCGTGATAAGGACAGGGAGCACAAGAgctccagctcctccagctcgTCGAAGGAACACAAAAGTAGCAGTCG CGACAAGGACCGACacaagagcagcagcagcagcagctcctcgTCGAAGCACCGCGACAAGGACAAGGAGTCCcatcgcagcagcagcagcagctcctcgTCCGGCCACCGAGATAAGGACAAGGATGGGAGCAGCAGCAAGCACAagtcctcctcgtcgtcgtcgtcgtcatcgtcgtcTGGCCACCATAAGAGCTCCTCGAAAGACAAGGAGCGACGGGACAAGGACAAGGAgcgcagtagcagcagcagcagctcctccagccGACACaagtcctcgtcgtcgtcgtcaaGCTCCCGTGATAAGGAGCGCAGTAGCAGCAGTCACAAGAGCTCGTCGTCCTCTTCCTCGTCAAAGAGCAAACATTCCAGTTCAAGTTCgcgccacagcagcagcacgtCGTCAAAAGATCCGCCCTCCTACGACGGTGTGTTCGTCAAGCCAGAGCCCGTCTCGCAAGCGCCAATGCAGGAGTCCCTGGATCCATTCCAGatgcagcagcaccaccagcagctcGGCGGCTACGAAGCCAACTGCaatggcaacggcaacggcggCATGGGGGCCTCCAGCTACAAGAACGGCTAtgaagaatcgatccacgTGGACATCAAGAAGGAGGACGAAAGCTTCAACAACCTCTCCCAGGCCAGCTCGTGCGACTACTCCATGTCCCAGTTTCGCTCCGACGAGCCGCCGTTCGAGGTGAAGAACGAGCAGAGCTACGCAGAGGAGGACAGCACATTGAACGACGACCAGGACGACGATGATGAGAATGATAATGACAACGACAACGAGGATATGGACGATGACCAGGAGGACATTCCGCTGGCCATGCGTAAGCGCAAGCAGGAGCCAGTGGATCAGGGcgaggacgacgacgacgacgtaCCGCTGCTGGCGCGCAAGAAGGTCAAGAAGGAGCCCAAGGAGAAGAGCAAGAAGCGCGTCAAGGAGGAGGTCGACGACGACTATTCCAGCGCCAAGCCCAAAAAGAAGAAGATCAAAAAG gAACTCCAAGCGAAGACCGAGGTTACAGCTTCGCCCACCAAGCGCCAGAAGGTCaaggaggaggaagaggaggtctGGAGATG GTGGGAGGAGGAGAAGCGCGAGGATGGCGTCAAGTGGTCGACCCTGGAGCACAAGGGCCCTGTCTTCGCACCGCCCTACGAGCGAGTGCCTCGCAACGTGCGCTTCTATTACGACGGCAAGCCGCTGGAGCTCTCCGAGGAGACGGAGGAGGCGGCCACCTTCTACGCCAAAATGCTGAACCACGACTACTGCACCAAGGATGTGTTCAACACGAACTTCTTCAAGGACTTCCGCAAGTCGATGACCTCCAAGGAGAAGGAGATCATCAAGGACTTCCGCAAGTGCAACTTCCAGGAGATGCACAACTACTTCCAGGCGGAGTCCGAGAAGCGCAAGGCCGCCACCAAGGAGGAGAAGCTGGCGAAGAAGAACGAGAACGAGGCGCTGGTCAAGGAGTACGGCTTCTGCATGATCGATGGCCACAAGGAGAAGATCGGCAACTTCCGCCTGGAGCCGCCGGGCCTGTTCCGCGGCCGTGGAGAGCATCCCAAGATGGGCATGATCAAGCGCCGCATCCAGGCCAGTGACGTGTCGATCAACTGTGGCAAGGAGTCGCATGTCCCGTCCCCGCCGCCGGGCCAGCGATGGAAGGAGGTGCGCCACGACAACACGGTCACTTGGCTGGCCTCCTGGATCGAGAACGTGCAGGGGCAGGTGAAGTACATCATGCTGAATCCCTCGTCCAAGCTCAAGGGCGAAAAGGATCACATCAAGTACGAGACGGCCCGACGCCTGGACAAGGTGATCGACAAGATTCGCGCCACCTACCGCGACGAGTGGAAGTCCAAGGAGATGCGCGTCCGGCAGCGGGCGGTGGCCCTCTACTTCATCGACAAGCTGGCGTTGAGAGCGGGTAACGAGAAGGACGAGGATCAGGCCGACACCGtcggctgctgctccctcCGCGTCGAGCACGTCCAGCTGCACAAGGAGCTCAACGGAAAGGAGAACGTTGTTGTGTTCGACTTCCCCGGTAAGGATTCGATTCGTTACTACAACGAGGTCGAGGTGGAGAAGCGCGTCTTCAAGAACCTCGAGCTCTTCATGGAGCACAAGAAGGACGGCGACGACCTCTTCGATCGCCTCAACACCCAGGTCCTCAACGAACATTTGAAGGAGCTGATGGACG GACTCACGGCCAAGGTATTCCGTACGTACAACGCCTCGAAAACACTGCAGAGCCAGTTGGACCTGCTCACCGATCCGAGTGCAACGGTGCCGGAGAAGCTGCTGGCCTACAATCGCGCCAACCGAGCCGTGGCCATTCTCTGCAACCATCAGCGTTCCGTGCCCAAGGGCCATCAGAAGTCAATGGAGAATCTGAAGGAGAAGATCAAGGCCAAGCGCGATGCCATCGACGACTGCGAGGCCGAATATCAT GATTTGAAGAAGGCTGCTAAGCGGGGCTCCGTCAAGGAAAAGGTGCTGGCCGACAAGAAGGGCAAGCAGCTGGAGCGCCTGAAGGAGCAGCTGAAGAAACTGGAACTACAAGAGACTGATAGAGACGAGAATAAGACCATTGCCCTGGGCACATCTAAGCTAAATTATCTCGATCCTCGCATATCGGTGGCCTG GTGTAAAAAGCACGGAGTGCCGATCGAGAAGATCTTCAACAAAACGCAAAGAACCAAATTTCTGTGGGCCGTGCACATGGCCGATGAGAACTATCGTTTTTAA
- the LOC6503916 gene encoding DNA topoisomerase 1 isoform X3, with translation MYVINVHVQNGGSCGEAVQSNGVTTNGHHHQNHHSSSSGSSSKHKSSSKDKHRDKDREHKSSSSSSSSKEHKSSSRDKDRHKSSSSSSSSSKHRDKDKESHRSSSSSSSSGHRDKDKDGSSSKHKSSSSSSSSSSSGHHKSSSKDKERRDKDKERSSSSSSSSSRHKSSSSSSSSRDKERSSSSHKSSSSSSSSKSKHSSSSSRHSSSTSSKDPPSYDGVFVKPEPVSQAPMQESLDPFQMQQHHQQLGGYEANCNGNGNGGMGASSYKNGYEESIHVDIKKEDESFNNLSQASSCDYSMSQFRSDEPPFEVKNEQSYAEEDSTLNDDQDDDDENDNDNDNEDMDDDQEDIPLAMRKRKQEPVDQGEDDDDDVPLLARKKVKKEPKEKSKKRVKEEVDDDYSSAKPKKKKIKKELQAKTEVTASPTKRQKVKEEEEEVWRWWEEEKREDGVKWSTLEHKGPVFAPPYERVPRNVRFYYDGKPLELSEETEEAATFYAKMLNHDYCTKDVFNTNFFKDFRKSMTSKEKEIIKDFRKCNFQEMHNYFQAESEKRKAATKEEKLAKKNENEALVKEYGFCMIDGHKEKIGNFRLEPPGLFRGRGEHPKMGMIKRRIQASDVSINCGKESHVPSPPPGQRWKEVRHDNTVTWLASWIENVQGQVKYIMLNPSSKLKGEKDHIKYETARRLDKVIDKIRATYRDEWKSKEMRVRQRAVALYFIDKLALRAGNEKDEDQADTVGCCSLRVEHVQLHKELNGKENVVVFDFPGKDSIRYYNEVEVEKRVFKNLELFMEHKKDGDDLFDRLNTQVLNEHLKELMDGLTAKVFRTYNASKTLQSQLDLLTDPSATVPEKLLAYNRANRAVAILCNHQRSVPKGHQKSMENLKEKIKAKRDAIDDCEAEYHDLKKAAKRGSVKEKVLADKKGKQLERLKEQLKKLELQETDRDENKTIALGTSKLNYLDPRISVAWCKKHGVPIEKIFNKTQRTKFLWAVHMADENYRF, from the exons atgtatgtaatt AATGTCCACGTACAAAATGGTGGCAGCTGCGGCGAGGCGGTGCAGTCGAACGGGGTGACCACCAACGGGCACCACCACCAGAACcaccacagcagcagcagcggcagtaGCAGCAAGCATAAATCCTCCAGCAAGGACAAGCACCGTGATAAGGACAGGGAGCACAAGAgctccagctcctccagctcgTCGAAGGAACACAAAAGTAGCAGTCG CGACAAGGACCGACacaagagcagcagcagcagcagctcctcgTCGAAGCACCGCGACAAGGACAAGGAGTCCcatcgcagcagcagcagcagctcctcgTCCGGCCACCGAGATAAGGACAAGGATGGGAGCAGCAGCAAGCACAagtcctcctcgtcgtcgtcgtcgtcatcgtcgtcTGGCCACCATAAGAGCTCCTCGAAAGACAAGGAGCGACGGGACAAGGACAAGGAgcgcagtagcagcagcagcagctcctccagccGACACaagtcctcgtcgtcgtcgtcaaGCTCCCGTGATAAGGAGCGCAGTAGCAGCAGTCACAAGAGCTCGTCGTCCTCTTCCTCGTCAAAGAGCAAACATTCCAGTTCAAGTTCgcgccacagcagcagcacgtCGTCAAAAGATCCGCCCTCCTACGACGGTGTGTTCGTCAAGCCAGAGCCCGTCTCGCAAGCGCCAATGCAGGAGTCCCTGGATCCATTCCAGatgcagcagcaccaccagcagctcGGCGGCTACGAAGCCAACTGCaatggcaacggcaacggcggCATGGGGGCCTCCAGCTACAAGAACGGCTAtgaagaatcgatccacgTGGACATCAAGAAGGAGGACGAAAGCTTCAACAACCTCTCCCAGGCCAGCTCGTGCGACTACTCCATGTCCCAGTTTCGCTCCGACGAGCCGCCGTTCGAGGTGAAGAACGAGCAGAGCTACGCAGAGGAGGACAGCACATTGAACGACGACCAGGACGACGATGATGAGAATGATAATGACAACGACAACGAGGATATGGACGATGACCAGGAGGACATTCCGCTGGCCATGCGTAAGCGCAAGCAGGAGCCAGTGGATCAGGGcgaggacgacgacgacgacgtaCCGCTGCTGGCGCGCAAGAAGGTCAAGAAGGAGCCCAAGGAGAAGAGCAAGAAGCGCGTCAAGGAGGAGGTCGACGACGACTATTCCAGCGCCAAGCCCAAAAAGAAGAAGATCAAAAAG gAACTCCAAGCGAAGACCGAGGTTACAGCTTCGCCCACCAAGCGCCAGAAGGTCaaggaggaggaagaggaggtctGGAGATG GTGGGAGGAGGAGAAGCGCGAGGATGGCGTCAAGTGGTCGACCCTGGAGCACAAGGGCCCTGTCTTCGCACCGCCCTACGAGCGAGTGCCTCGCAACGTGCGCTTCTATTACGACGGCAAGCCGCTGGAGCTCTCCGAGGAGACGGAGGAGGCGGCCACCTTCTACGCCAAAATGCTGAACCACGACTACTGCACCAAGGATGTGTTCAACACGAACTTCTTCAAGGACTTCCGCAAGTCGATGACCTCCAAGGAGAAGGAGATCATCAAGGACTTCCGCAAGTGCAACTTCCAGGAGATGCACAACTACTTCCAGGCGGAGTCCGAGAAGCGCAAGGCCGCCACCAAGGAGGAGAAGCTGGCGAAGAAGAACGAGAACGAGGCGCTGGTCAAGGAGTACGGCTTCTGCATGATCGATGGCCACAAGGAGAAGATCGGCAACTTCCGCCTGGAGCCGCCGGGCCTGTTCCGCGGCCGTGGAGAGCATCCCAAGATGGGCATGATCAAGCGCCGCATCCAGGCCAGTGACGTGTCGATCAACTGTGGCAAGGAGTCGCATGTCCCGTCCCCGCCGCCGGGCCAGCGATGGAAGGAGGTGCGCCACGACAACACGGTCACTTGGCTGGCCTCCTGGATCGAGAACGTGCAGGGGCAGGTGAAGTACATCATGCTGAATCCCTCGTCCAAGCTCAAGGGCGAAAAGGATCACATCAAGTACGAGACGGCCCGACGCCTGGACAAGGTGATCGACAAGATTCGCGCCACCTACCGCGACGAGTGGAAGTCCAAGGAGATGCGCGTCCGGCAGCGGGCGGTGGCCCTCTACTTCATCGACAAGCTGGCGTTGAGAGCGGGTAACGAGAAGGACGAGGATCAGGCCGACACCGtcggctgctgctccctcCGCGTCGAGCACGTCCAGCTGCACAAGGAGCTCAACGGAAAGGAGAACGTTGTTGTGTTCGACTTCCCCGGTAAGGATTCGATTCGTTACTACAACGAGGTCGAGGTGGAGAAGCGCGTCTTCAAGAACCTCGAGCTCTTCATGGAGCACAAGAAGGACGGCGACGACCTCTTCGATCGCCTCAACACCCAGGTCCTCAACGAACATTTGAAGGAGCTGATGGACG GACTCACGGCCAAGGTATTCCGTACGTACAACGCCTCGAAAACACTGCAGAGCCAGTTGGACCTGCTCACCGATCCGAGTGCAACGGTGCCGGAGAAGCTGCTGGCCTACAATCGCGCCAACCGAGCCGTGGCCATTCTCTGCAACCATCAGCGTTCCGTGCCCAAGGGCCATCAGAAGTCAATGGAGAATCTGAAGGAGAAGATCAAGGCCAAGCGCGATGCCATCGACGACTGCGAGGCCGAATATCAT GATTTGAAGAAGGCTGCTAAGCGGGGCTCCGTCAAGGAAAAGGTGCTGGCCGACAAGAAGGGCAAGCAGCTGGAGCGCCTGAAGGAGCAGCTGAAGAAACTGGAACTACAAGAGACTGATAGAGACGAGAATAAGACCATTGCCCTGGGCACATCTAAGCTAAATTATCTCGATCCTCGCATATCGGTGGCCTG GTGTAAAAAGCACGGAGTGCCGATCGAGAAGATCTTCAACAAAACGCAAAGAACCAAATTTCTGTGGGCCGTGCACATGGCCGATGAGAACTATCGTTTTTAA